The following are encoded together in the Ovis aries strain OAR_USU_Benz2616 breed Rambouillet chromosome 15, ARS-UI_Ramb_v3.0, whole genome shotgun sequence genome:
- the LOC101107385 gene encoding olfactory receptor 5B2-like, with translation MENGTEGTDFILVGLTNAPELQIPLFIVFTLIYLISVFGNLGMITLILLDSRLHTPMYFFIINLSLVDFGYSSAITPKVMAGFLRADKVISYNACATQIFFFAAFASVENFLLAAMAYDRHATVCEPLHYTITMKTSVCARLAIGSYVCGFMNASIHVGGTFSLSLCKSKVVHHFFCDIPALTALSCSDKHVREVVLILISSFNVSFALLVIFISYLLIFITVLKMQSAKGYQKALSTCTSHLSAVSIFYGTIIFMYLQPSANHSMDADKVASVFYAMVIPMLNPIVYSLRNKEVKSAFKKVWGKVKSSLGF, from the coding sequence atggagaATGGTACAGAGGGGACAGATTTCATCTTGGTGGGTCTCACCAATGCTCCAGAACTTCAGATCCCCCTCTTTATTGTTTTCACCCTCATTTACCTCATCAGTGTTTTTGGAAACCTGGGGATGATCACACTGATCCTGTTGGACTCCCGTCTCCACACCCCAATGTACTTTTTCATCATTAATCTGTCTTTGGTGGACTTTGGGTACTCCTCAGCTATCACACCGAAAGTGATGGCTGGGTTTCTTAGAGCAGACAAGGTCATCTCATACAATGCCTGTGCTACTCAGATATTCTTTTTCGCAGCCTTTGCCAGTGTGGAAAATTTCCTCTTAGCTGCAATGGCCTATGATCGCCACGCCACAGTGTGTGAACCCCTACATTACACCATCACCATGAAGACGAGTGTGTGTGCCCGTCTGGCCATAGGCTCCTACGTCTGTGGATTCATGAATGCCTCCATCCATGTTGGGGGCACATTCAGTCTTTCTCTGTGTAAGTCCAAGGTGGTCCATCACTTTTTCTGTGATATTCCAGCTCTCACGGCTCTCTCTTGCTCTGATAAACATGTTAGAGAGGTGgttctcattttaatttcaagCTTTAATGTCTCTTTTGCTCTTCTGGTAATATTTATTTCCTACCTTCTCATATTTATCACTGTCTTGAAGATGCAGTCAGCTAAGGGATACCAAAAAGCCTTGTCCACCTGCACTAGTCACCTCTCGGCAGTCAGCATCTTCTATGGGACCATCATCTTCATGTACTTACAACCCAGCGCCAACCATTCCATGGACGCAGACAAAGTGGCCTCTGTGTTCTATGCTATGGTCATCCCCATGCTGAACCCTATAGTCTACAGCCTGAGGAACAAAGAGGTGAAAAGTGCATTCAAGAAGGTTTGGGGGAAGGTGAAATCCTCTCTAGGGTTTTAA
- the LOC101106967 gene encoding olfactory receptor 5B2-like, translating into MEVKHRSKTSFLENSTEVNEFRLLGLMDAPELQVPLFIIFMLIYLITLTGNLGMITLILLDSRLHTPMYFLLSNLSLVDCVYSSAVTPKVMAGLLTGDKVISYGGCVAQVFFFVAFASAHCLLLAAMACDRHAVVCKPLHHASTVTPSVCAQMVVACYVWGFAESAIHTGLTFCLSFCHSNVVHHFFCDIPPILAPSCSDIYVNEMVLFILAAFNVFFALMVIVSSYLFILFAILRMHSAEGWKKAFSTCSSHLTAVTIFYGTVIFMSLQPSSSHSMDTDQMASVFYTIIIPMSNPLVYSLRNKEVSNAFRRAIEKMKLLFST; encoded by the exons ATGGAG GTGAAACATCGTTCCAAAACGTCCTTCCTGGAGAACAGCACTGAGGTGAATGAGTTTAGACTCTTGGGACTGATGGATGCCCCAGAGTTGCAAGTCCCCCTGTTTATAATATTCATGCTCATATATCTCATCACTCTCACCGGAAATCTTGGGATGATCACGTTGATTCTGCTGGACTCTCgtctccacacccccatgtattTTCTCCTCAGTAACCTCTCTCTGGTGGATTGTGTTTACTCTTCAGCTGTGACTCCCAAGGTGATGGCCGGGCTTCTCACAGGAGATAAGGTCATCTCCTATGGGGGATGTGTGGCTCAGGTGTTCTTCTTTGTGGCCTTTGCCAGTGCACACTGCTTGCTCCTAGCTGCCATGGCCTGTGATCGGCATGCCGTCGTGTGTAAGCCTCTACATCACGCCAGCACTGTGACCcccagtgtgtgtgctcagatggTTGTGGCCTGCTATGTCTGGGGATTTGCTGAGTCTGCCATCCACACTGGACTCACTTTCTGCCTCTCCTTCTGCCATTCCAATGTGGTCCATCACTTCTTCTGTGATATTCCTCCAATCCTGGCTCCTTCCTGCTCTGATATCTACGTAAATGAGATGGTGCTCTTTATTCTAGCAGCTTTCAATGTCTTTTTTGCCCTGATGGTAATTGTGAGCTCCTATCTGTTTATATTATTTGCCATCCTGAGAATGCACTCAGCTGAGGGGTGGAAAAAAGCCTTTTCCACCTGTTCTTCTCACCTCACTGCTGTCACCATCTTCTATGGAACTGTGATCTTCATGTCCTTACAGCCAAGTTCTAGTCACTCTATGGACACCGACCAGATGGCATCTGTGTTCTATACAATAATCATCCCCATGTCGAACCCTCTCGTCTATAGTCTAAGGAATAAAGAGGTTAGTAATGCTTTCAGGAGAGCCATTGAGAAGATGAAGCTTCTTTTCAGTACATAG